Proteins encoded within one genomic window of Eublepharis macularius isolate TG4126 chromosome 10, MPM_Emac_v1.0, whole genome shotgun sequence:
- the LOC129336684 gene encoding LOW QUALITY PROTEIN: cyclin-G2-like (The sequence of the model RefSeq protein was modified relative to this genomic sequence to represent the inferred CDS: deleted 1 base in 1 codon) → MKDTGAEEQMGSWLFKQLKLHLDQEWKYQPQEKGLSLIECTAENENTLCPRLRNAKVEDLWSLTNFFGFAMETFVLAVNILDRFLALMKVKPKHLSCIGVCCFQLAARVVKEECNIPSLHDVIRISQCKCTVSDLKRMEKIISEKLHFDFKATTALTFLHLYHTIVLCHTSERKELLNLDKLEAQLKACNCRLVFSKAKPSILALCLLTLEVQTLKSIELFEIVMRVQKHSKISDSDLLYWRELVSKCLADYSSPACCKPDHKKLVWIVSRRTAQNLQNSYYSVPELPTIPEAGCFDESESEDSCEDMSCGEESLSSSPCDLESTFFFDLKPKAKWRLSFDLVCCVELLMYGSTFGNK, encoded by the exons aTGAAGGATACCGGAGCAGAAGAACAGATGGGCAGTTGGCTCTTCAAGCAGCTGAAGCTCCATTTAGATCAGGAATGGAAGTACCAGCCTCAGGAGAAGGGTCTGAGCCTGATCGAGTGCACTGCAGAG AATGAAAACACTTTATGTCCAAGACTGAGGAATGCAAAAGTAGAAGATCTCTGGAGTCTGACCAACTTCTTTGGGTTTGCCATGGAAACATTTGTTCTGGCTGTCAACATTCTGGACAGATTTTTGGCACTTATGAAG GTGAAACCTAAGCATTTGTCATGCATTGGAGTCTGTTGTTTCCAGCTGGCTGCTCGAGTGGTTAAAGAGGAATGCAACATTCCATCCCTCCATGATGTTATCCGCATTAGCCAATGCAAATGCACTGTGTCCGACCTGAAGCGGATGGAAAAAATAATCTCAGAAAAACTGCACTTTGACTTCAAAGCTACTACTGCCTTAACCTTTTTGCACTTGTACCATACTATTGTACTCTGTCATACCTCGGAAAG GAAAGAATTGCTGAATCTTGACAAACTGGAAGCACAACTCAAAGCTTGTAACTGCCGACTAGTTTTTTCAAAAGCAAAA CCATCCATCTTGGCCTTGTGCCTTCTCACTCTGGAAGTACAGACTTTGAAATCGATTGAATTGTTTGAGATTGTCATGCGTGTTCAGAAGCAttcaaag ATAAGTGACAGTGATTTGCTGTACTGGAGAGAGCTGGTGTCAAAATGTTTAGCCGACTACTCTTCTCCTGCATGCTGTAAGCCAGATCATAAAAAGCTAGTTTGGATTGTTTCAAGACGTACCGCCCAAAACCTTCAAAACAGCTACTATAGTGTTCCTGAATTGCCCACCATTCCTGAGGCTGGATGCTTTGATGAAAGTGAGAG TGAGGACTCCTGTGAAGATATGAGCTGTGGTGAAGAAAGCCTTAGCAGTTCTCCATGTGATCTGGAAAGCACCTTCTTCTTCGACCTCAAACCAAAAGCGAAGTGG AGGCTCTCTTTTGATTTGGTGTGCTGCGTTGAGCTGTTAATGTATGGTAGTACTTTTGGCAATAAGTAG